Proteins from a genomic interval of Arvicola amphibius chromosome 10, mArvAmp1.2, whole genome shotgun sequence:
- the Ficd gene encoding protein adenylyltransferase FICD isoform X2, whose product MTLMPMASVMAVAEPKWVSVWGRFLWLTLLSMALGSLLALLLPLGAVEEQCLAVLRGFHLLRSKLDRGQHVITKCTSPSTELSVTSGDVGLLTVKTKTSPAGKLEAKAALNQALEMKRQGKREKAHKLFLHALKMDPGFVDALNEFGIFSEEEKDIIQADYLYTRALTISPFHEKALVNRDRTLPLVEEIDQRYFSIIDSKVKKVMSIPKGSSALRRVMEETYYHHIYHTVAIEGNTLTLSEIRHILETRYAVPGKSLEEQNEVIGMHAAMKYINTTLVSRIGSVTIDDMLEIHRRVLGYVDPVEAGRFRRTQVLVGHHIPPHPRDVEKQMQEFTQWLNSEDAMNLHPVEFAALAHYKLVYIHPFIDGNGRTSRLLMNLILMQAGYPPITIRKEQRSEYYHVLEVANEGDVRPFIRFIAKCTEVTLDTLLLATTEYSVALPEAQPNHSGFKDTLPVRP is encoded by the exons ATGACACTCATGCCGATGGCTTCAGTGATGGCAGTGGCTGAACCCAAATGGGTCTCGGTCTGGGGCCGTTTCCTGTGGCTGACACTGCTGAGCATGGCCCTGGGGTCGCTGCTGGCCCTGCTGCTGCCCCTGGGAGCCGTGGAAGAGCAGTGTCTGGCTGTGCTCAGAGGTTTCCACCTGCTCAGGAGCAAACTGGACAGGGGCCAGCATGTGATCACCAAGTGCACCAGTCCATCCACAGAGCTCAGCGTCACCTCTGGGGATGTGGGGCTGCTGACTGTCAAGACTAAGACATCTCCAG CAGGGAAGCTGGAAGCCAAGGCTGCACTGAACCAAGCCCTGGAGATGAAGCGTcagggcaagagagagaaagcCCACAAGCTCTTCCTGCACGCCCTCAAGATGGACCCTGGCTTCGTAGATGCGCTCAATGAGTTTGGCAtcttctcagaagaagaaaaggacatcATTCAGGCAGATTACCTATACACCAGGGCACTGACAATTTCACCCTTCCACGAGAAAGCGCTGGTCAACCGGGATCGGACGCTGCCGCTCGTGGAGGAGATTGACCAGAGGTACTTTAGCATCATCGACAGCAAAGTGAAGAAGGTCATGTCCATACCCAAGGGGAGCTCAGCGCTGCGCAGGGTCATGGAGGAGACCTACTACCACCACATCTACCACACGGTGGCAATCGAGGGCAACACCCTCACCCTCTCAGAGATCAGGCACATCCTGGAGACCCGCTACGCTGTGCCGGGAAAGAGCTTGGAGGAGCAGAACGAGGTGATTGGCATGCATGCGGCCATGAAGTACATTAACACTACCCTGGTCTCCCGCATTGGGTCTGTCACCATCGATGACATGCTAGAGATCCATAGAAGGGTGCTGGGGTATGTGGATCCAGTGGAGGCGGGAAGGTTTCGGAGGACCCAGGTCCTGGTGGGACACCACATCCCACCGCATCCCCGGGACGTGGAGAAGCAAATGCAGGAGTTCACACAGTGGCTTAATTCAGAGGACGCCATGAATCTGCACCCGGTTGAGTTCGCAGCCTTGGCCCATTACAAACTTGTGTACATCCACCCTTTCATCGATGGCAACGGGAGGACCTCCCGCCTGCTGATGAACCTGATCCTGATGCAGGCAGGGTACCCCCCTATCACCATACGCAAGGAACAGAGGTCAGAGTACTACCATGTATTAGAAGTCGCCAACGAGGGTGACGTGCGGCCCTTCATCCGCTTCATTGCCAAGTGTACGGAGGTCACATTGGACACACTGCTCCTTGCCACCACTGAGTATTCCGTGGCACTGCCGGAAGCCCAGCCCAACCACTCTGGGTTCAAGGACACACTCCCCGTGAGGCCCTAA
- the Ficd gene encoding protein adenylyltransferase FICD isoform X1: MTWRVRPSSPGAACQNRGGPLLFCYPTVTGQALRAQPLVQMTLMPMASVMAVAEPKWVSVWGRFLWLTLLSMALGSLLALLLPLGAVEEQCLAVLRGFHLLRSKLDRGQHVITKCTSPSTELSVTSGDVGLLTVKTKTSPAGKLEAKAALNQALEMKRQGKREKAHKLFLHALKMDPGFVDALNEFGIFSEEEKDIIQADYLYTRALTISPFHEKALVNRDRTLPLVEEIDQRYFSIIDSKVKKVMSIPKGSSALRRVMEETYYHHIYHTVAIEGNTLTLSEIRHILETRYAVPGKSLEEQNEVIGMHAAMKYINTTLVSRIGSVTIDDMLEIHRRVLGYVDPVEAGRFRRTQVLVGHHIPPHPRDVEKQMQEFTQWLNSEDAMNLHPVEFAALAHYKLVYIHPFIDGNGRTSRLLMNLILMQAGYPPITIRKEQRSEYYHVLEVANEGDVRPFIRFIAKCTEVTLDTLLLATTEYSVALPEAQPNHSGFKDTLPVRP; the protein is encoded by the exons ATGACGTGGCGGGTAAGGCCCTCGAGCCCCGGCGCCGCCTGTCAGAACCGCGGCGGCCCTCTTCT ATTCTGCTATCCCACTGTGACGGGACAAGCGCTCCGGGCCCAGCCACTAGTCCAGATGACACTCATGCCGATGGCTTCAGTGATGGCAGTGGCTGAACCCAAATGGGTCTCGGTCTGGGGCCGTTTCCTGTGGCTGACACTGCTGAGCATGGCCCTGGGGTCGCTGCTGGCCCTGCTGCTGCCCCTGGGAGCCGTGGAAGAGCAGTGTCTGGCTGTGCTCAGAGGTTTCCACCTGCTCAGGAGCAAACTGGACAGGGGCCAGCATGTGATCACCAAGTGCACCAGTCCATCCACAGAGCTCAGCGTCACCTCTGGGGATGTGGGGCTGCTGACTGTCAAGACTAAGACATCTCCAG CAGGGAAGCTGGAAGCCAAGGCTGCACTGAACCAAGCCCTGGAGATGAAGCGTcagggcaagagagagaaagcCCACAAGCTCTTCCTGCACGCCCTCAAGATGGACCCTGGCTTCGTAGATGCGCTCAATGAGTTTGGCAtcttctcagaagaagaaaaggacatcATTCAGGCAGATTACCTATACACCAGGGCACTGACAATTTCACCCTTCCACGAGAAAGCGCTGGTCAACCGGGATCGGACGCTGCCGCTCGTGGAGGAGATTGACCAGAGGTACTTTAGCATCATCGACAGCAAAGTGAAGAAGGTCATGTCCATACCCAAGGGGAGCTCAGCGCTGCGCAGGGTCATGGAGGAGACCTACTACCACCACATCTACCACACGGTGGCAATCGAGGGCAACACCCTCACCCTCTCAGAGATCAGGCACATCCTGGAGACCCGCTACGCTGTGCCGGGAAAGAGCTTGGAGGAGCAGAACGAGGTGATTGGCATGCATGCGGCCATGAAGTACATTAACACTACCCTGGTCTCCCGCATTGGGTCTGTCACCATCGATGACATGCTAGAGATCCATAGAAGGGTGCTGGGGTATGTGGATCCAGTGGAGGCGGGAAGGTTTCGGAGGACCCAGGTCCTGGTGGGACACCACATCCCACCGCATCCCCGGGACGTGGAGAAGCAAATGCAGGAGTTCACACAGTGGCTTAATTCAGAGGACGCCATGAATCTGCACCCGGTTGAGTTCGCAGCCTTGGCCCATTACAAACTTGTGTACATCCACCCTTTCATCGATGGCAACGGGAGGACCTCCCGCCTGCTGATGAACCTGATCCTGATGCAGGCAGGGTACCCCCCTATCACCATACGCAAGGAACAGAGGTCAGAGTACTACCATGTATTAGAAGTCGCCAACGAGGGTGACGTGCGGCCCTTCATCCGCTTCATTGCCAAGTGTACGGAGGTCACATTGGACACACTGCTCCTTGCCACCACTGAGTATTCCGTGGCACTGCCGGAAGCCCAGCCCAACCACTCTGGGTTCAAGGACACACTCCCCGTGAGGCCCTAA